A stretch of Henckelia pumila isolate YLH828 chromosome 4, ASM3356847v2, whole genome shotgun sequence DNA encodes these proteins:
- the LOC140860046 gene encoding probable glutathione peroxidase 2, whose amino-acid sequence MGFYRSINLASLLFLGLAFLLYYRYPPAIGSGEDYPKSIYDFTVKDIHGNDVPLSSYKGKVLLIVNVASKCGLTQSNYRELNILYDKYKHQGFEVLAFPCNQFAWQEPGTNEEIQEAVCTRFKAEFPIFEKIDVNGKNTAPIYKFLKSQKGGLFVDTIKWNFTKFLVNKEGKVVQRYAPKTPPLEIEKDIQNSLD is encoded by the exons ATGGGTTTTTACAGATCAATAAACTTGGCATCTCTTCTGTTTCTTGGACTTGCTTTCCTGTTGTATTACAGGTATCCTCCTGCTATTGGTTCGGGTGAAGATTACCCAAAATCCATCTACGATTTCACCGTCAAG GACATTCATGGAAATGATGTGCCTTTGAGCAGTTACAAAGGGAAGGTTCTCCTCATAGTAAATGTTGCTTCAAAATG TGGTTTGACCCAGTCGAATTACAGGGAGTTGAATATTTTATATGACAAGTACAAGCATCAAG GCTTTGAAGTATTAGCATTTCCTTGCAATCAGTTTGCCTGGCAAGAACCAGGTACCAatgaagaaattcaagaagctGTATGCACCAGGTTTAAAGCTGAATTCCCAATATTTGAAAAG ATAGATGTCAATGGAAAAAATACAGCACCCATTTACAAGTTCTTGAAGTCACAAAAAGGCGGATTATTTGTCGACACTATAAAGTGGAATTTTACGAAATTTCTGGTGAACAAAGAAGGAAAAGTAGTCCAGAGATATGCCCCGAAAACACCACCTTTGGAGATCGAG AAAGACATACAAAATTCTTTGGATTGA